A region from the Inhella inkyongensis genome encodes:
- a CDS encoding class I SAM-dependent methyltransferase, producing MSALDQHAGAFAPGFVHYEENRLVHAAYGQRLRAMLAPGQAVLSLGVGHQEVGQALLGALRQGQLGRYVLIDAAPSLLQAFAVAQAPLPLGLSLVEAWFESYEDAQGFDLIEAGFVLEHVDDPARLLCHLHGLLKPGGRLCVAVPNALSLHRRLGHAAGLLADCHQLSPADHALGHRRYFDVAGLTELVRSCGWQVECCEGLLLKPFTTAQLDQLTLSPAVWSALQQVAAPYPELSNAFCMELRAAPAGHSV from the coding sequence GTGAGCGCCCTGGACCAACACGCCGGTGCATTTGCCCCGGGTTTTGTGCACTACGAGGAGAACCGCCTCGTTCATGCCGCGTACGGCCAACGCTTGCGCGCGATGCTGGCGCCGGGTCAGGCTGTGTTGAGCTTGGGAGTGGGCCATCAAGAGGTCGGGCAGGCCCTGTTGGGCGCGCTGCGCCAGGGACAGCTCGGTCGCTATGTCTTGATCGATGCAGCACCCAGCCTGCTGCAAGCCTTTGCGGTCGCCCAGGCGCCCTTACCACTGGGCTTGAGCCTGGTGGAGGCCTGGTTCGAGTCCTATGAGGACGCGCAGGGCTTCGACCTCATCGAGGCCGGCTTTGTGCTCGAGCATGTGGACGACCCAGCTCGGTTGCTGTGCCATTTGCATGGGCTTTTGAAGCCGGGTGGCCGCTTGTGTGTGGCCGTGCCCAATGCCCTGTCACTGCATCGGCGCCTGGGTCATGCGGCGGGCCTCCTGGCTGACTGCCACCAGCTCAGCCCGGCCGATCACGCGCTCGGCCACCGTCGCTACTTCGATGTTGCGGGTCTGACGGAACTGGTGCGCTCCTGTGGCTGGCAGGTCGAGTGCTGTGAGGGCCTGCTGCTTAAGCCCTTCACCACCGCGCAACTGGACCAGCTGACCCTGAGTCCGGCGGTCTGGTCCGCCCTGCAGCAGGTGGCGGCACCGTATCCGGAGCTGTCGAATGCCTTCTGCATGGAACTCCGCGCTGCGCCGGCGGGTCACTCTGTATGA
- a CDS encoding glycosyltransferase family 2 protein yields the protein MPSSPPTVEAARPAISLVATLYRSRAFLPRFLDECQAALRSRAGDDFEIVLVNDGSPDDSLAYALSRRADVPGLVVVDLSRNFGHHAAIQAGLSVARGEHVWLIDADLEVAPAVLPELHDKLLSSGADLVFGYQERRKGGWFEQASGALFWRLLNRLSDTAVPENVLTERVMSRRFVQSLLSLGDRSLFLGGMMSWTGYLQIGMPIAKSQREGASTYTLAKRLQLMTTAVSSFSAKPLTAMFPAGLTITLLAFGYALYLVLRKLIWGDALLGFTSLMALGALSLGVLTTGLGLLGIYLGKVYTQVQARPTFIIRDLHR from the coding sequence ATGCCCTCGTCCCCGCCGACTGTTGAAGCCGCCCGGCCCGCCATCAGCTTGGTGGCCACGCTCTATCGCTCGCGCGCCTTTCTGCCGCGCTTTCTGGACGAGTGCCAAGCGGCACTGCGCAGTCGTGCCGGCGACGACTTCGAGATTGTGCTGGTCAACGACGGGTCACCCGATGACTCCCTGGCCTATGCCTTGAGTCGCCGCGCCGACGTCCCCGGCCTGGTGGTGGTGGACCTGTCGCGCAATTTCGGCCATCACGCGGCGATTCAGGCCGGTCTGAGCGTGGCGCGCGGCGAGCACGTCTGGCTGATCGATGCGGATCTGGAAGTCGCTCCCGCGGTACTGCCCGAGTTGCACGACAAGCTGCTCAGCAGCGGTGCCGATCTGGTGTTCGGTTATCAGGAGCGCCGCAAAGGGGGATGGTTCGAGCAAGCCAGTGGCGCGCTGTTCTGGCGCTTACTCAATCGCCTGTCGGACACCGCGGTGCCTGAGAACGTGCTGACCGAGCGTGTCATGAGCCGGCGCTTCGTGCAGTCCCTGCTCAGCCTGGGTGATCGCAGCCTGTTCTTGGGCGGCATGATGAGCTGGACCGGTTACCTGCAGATTGGCATGCCCATTGCCAAGAGCCAGCGCGAGGGGGCCAGCACCTACACCCTGGCCAAGCGCTTGCAGCTCATGACCACAGCGGTCAGTTCGTTCTCTGCAAAGCCGCTCACCGCCATGTTTCCGGCAGGCCTCACCATCACGCTGCTGGCCTTTGGCTACGCGCTCTACCTGGTGCTGCGCAAGCTGATCTGGGGGGATGCCTTGCTCGGATTTACGTCCTTGATGGCCTTGGGTGCGCTCAGCCTCGGGGTGCTCACCACCGGCCTGGGGCTCTTGGGCATCTACCTGGGCAAGGTCTACACCCAAGTGCAGGCTAGGCCGACCTTCATCATTCGGGACTTGCACCGGTGA
- a CDS encoding nucleotide sugar dehydrogenase, whose product MTTLAVIGLGYVGLPLVVEFGKQMRTIGFDIAQHKVDACLKGTDPSRELSDEQMALATHAIYTSDPKMLGEADIIIVAVPTPVDEAHIPDFKPLIGSSTSAGRHMKKGAIVVYESTVYPGATEEVCIPVLEKESGLKWKQDFFVGYSPERINPGDKEHTLTKILKIVSGDTPETLDAVAKLYERIVEPGVHRASSIKAAEAAKVIENTQRDLNIALMNELAIIFDKVGIDTSEVLEAAGTKWNFLKFKPGLVGGHCIGVDPYYLTHKAEMLGYHPQVILAGRRINDGMAKFIAEQTIKQMIAAGSHVKGARVNVLGLTFKENCGDLRNSKVIDIIRELESYGVDVFVTDPQAETEEAMHEYGVRLTPWAELPKADAIVAAVSHREFMAMGVDEFAAKLLPEGVFIDVKAAFDAPALRAAGLHVWRL is encoded by the coding sequence ATGACGACCTTGGCAGTGATTGGGCTGGGCTATGTGGGCCTGCCGCTGGTGGTGGAGTTTGGCAAGCAGATGCGCACCATCGGCTTTGACATTGCGCAGCACAAGGTGGATGCCTGCTTGAAGGGCACCGACCCTTCGCGCGAACTCAGCGACGAGCAGATGGCCTTGGCCACCCATGCCATTTACACCTCGGACCCCAAGATGCTGGGCGAGGCTGACATCATCATCGTCGCCGTGCCCACGCCGGTGGACGAAGCGCACATCCCTGACTTCAAGCCCCTGATCGGCAGCTCCACCAGCGCCGGCCGCCACATGAAGAAGGGCGCCATCGTGGTCTACGAGAGCACGGTCTACCCGGGCGCCACCGAAGAGGTCTGCATCCCCGTGTTGGAGAAGGAGTCCGGCCTGAAGTGGAAGCAGGACTTCTTTGTCGGTTACAGCCCCGAGCGCATCAACCCGGGCGACAAGGAACATACGCTGACCAAGATCCTCAAGATCGTCAGCGGCGACACGCCCGAGACCCTGGACGCCGTGGCCAAGCTCTACGAGCGCATCGTTGAGCCCGGCGTGCACCGCGCCAGCTCCATCAAGGCGGCCGAAGCCGCCAAGGTGATCGAGAACACCCAGCGCGACTTGAACATTGCGCTGATGAACGAGCTGGCCATCATCTTCGACAAGGTCGGCATCGACACCTCGGAAGTGCTGGAGGCCGCCGGCACGAAGTGGAACTTCCTGAAGTTCAAGCCGGGCCTGGTGGGCGGCCACTGCATTGGTGTGGACCCCTATTACCTGACCCACAAGGCCGAGATGCTGGGCTATCACCCCCAGGTCATCCTGGCCGGCCGGCGCATCAACGACGGCATGGCCAAGTTCATCGCCGAGCAGACCATCAAGCAGATGATTGCCGCGGGCAGCCATGTGAAGGGCGCGCGCGTCAATGTGCTGGGCCTGACCTTCAAGGAGAACTGCGGCGATCTGCGCAACTCCAAGGTCATCGACATCATCCGTGAGCTGGAAAGTTATGGCGTGGATGTGTTCGTCACTGACCCGCAAGCCGAGACCGAGGAAGCGATGCATGAGTACGGCGTGCGCCTGACGCCCTGGGCTGAGCTGCCCAAGGCCGATGCCATCGTCGCGGCGGTCTCGCATCGTGAGTTCATGGCCATGGGCGTCGATGAATTTGCTGCCAAATTGCTGCCTGAGGGTGTCTTCATTGACGTGAAGGCGGCCTTTGATGCACCGGCCCTGCGTGCTGCGGGCCTGCACGTCTGGCGTCTTTGA
- the xrtA gene encoding exosortase A — protein MNTQTMAMNWRKSLLILGLALAGLLGIWREATFGMVGIWWRSDTFAHGLLVLPIAGWLVWRDRERLIALNPQRWAWPLLPLALAALMGGLGQLAQVDAAAQLAVVLMVQALVLSVLGPQVGRALAFPLLFLLFGVPIGEFMLPTMMDLTADFTVSALRLSGVPVYREGLNFVIPTGHWSVVEACSGVRYLMASVMVGTLFAYLNFGGLRRRLLFVGVAFVVPLLANWLRAYFIVMLGHLSNNKIAAGVDHLIYGWVFFGIVMFLMFAVGARFSDLPPGQSPERRIISRGEVSRALALWAPLIMLSLSLVTAPLWLERLRRADVQAPASLPALTVSGWSPQELTLPWRPKLEPALLHRQQALKGADGHWVLLDVGLGVRLTGQAKAIGGQNLLLDSEDRLWRVLARGRDHWRVLGPGLWGRDQVYLLRRLHWVDGRFIQAAEAAKLAQVWQMLKGQGDAAAQVVLLTPEEGQGAQRLQAFTEQVLAPLNGCLQALALPSGRHNAARCD, from the coding sequence ATGAACACGCAAACCATGGCCATGAATTGGCGCAAGTCACTCCTGATCCTTGGACTGGCCCTGGCGGGGCTGCTGGGGATTTGGCGTGAGGCTACGTTCGGGATGGTGGGCATCTGGTGGCGCAGTGACACCTTTGCGCATGGCCTGTTGGTGTTGCCGATTGCCGGCTGGCTGGTCTGGCGTGACCGGGAGCGCCTGATTGCGCTGAATCCTCAGCGCTGGGCCTGGCCGCTGCTGCCCCTTGCGCTGGCCGCACTGATGGGCGGTTTGGGACAACTGGCCCAGGTTGATGCGGCCGCGCAGCTCGCGGTGGTGCTGATGGTGCAGGCCCTGGTGCTGTCCGTGTTGGGTCCTCAGGTCGGCCGGGCTCTGGCCTTCCCGCTGTTGTTCTTACTGTTCGGGGTGCCCATCGGCGAGTTCATGCTGCCCACGATGATGGATCTGACCGCAGACTTCACGGTCAGCGCGTTGCGCCTCAGTGGGGTACCGGTCTATCGTGAAGGCCTGAACTTCGTCATCCCGACCGGCCATTGGTCGGTGGTGGAGGCCTGCTCGGGGGTCCGCTACCTGATGGCCTCGGTGATGGTGGGCACCTTGTTTGCCTACCTGAACTTCGGTGGCTTGCGGCGGCGTCTGCTTTTTGTCGGTGTCGCCTTTGTCGTGCCGCTGCTCGCCAATTGGCTGCGTGCTTATTTCATCGTGATGCTGGGGCATCTGTCGAACAACAAGATCGCCGCTGGGGTTGACCACCTGATCTACGGCTGGGTCTTTTTCGGCATCGTGATGTTTCTGATGTTTGCCGTGGGCGCACGGTTTTCTGATTTGCCGCCGGGGCAGAGCCCAGAACGTCGGATCATTTCAAGGGGTGAGGTCTCGCGGGCGCTGGCCCTGTGGGCGCCTCTGATCATGCTGAGCCTCTCGCTGGTGACTGCGCCGCTCTGGCTGGAGCGCTTGCGGCGGGCCGATGTGCAGGCCCCAGCGTCCTTGCCGGCGCTCACTGTGTCGGGTTGGTCGCCTCAAGAGTTGACCCTGCCTTGGCGCCCCAAGCTGGAACCCGCTTTGCTGCACCGCCAGCAGGCCCTGAAGGGGGCGGACGGCCATTGGGTCTTGCTCGATGTCGGCCTGGGCGTTCGACTCACAGGCCAGGCCAAGGCCATCGGGGGGCAAAACCTTTTGTTGGACAGTGAGGATCGTCTTTGGCGGGTGCTGGCACGGGGCCGAGACCATTGGCGCGTGCTGGGGCCAGGCCTTTGGGGGCGAGATCAGGTCTACCTGCTGCGCCGGCTGCACTGGGTTGATGGCCGCTTCATCCAAGCCGCGGAAGCGGCCAAACTGGCCCAGGTCTGGCAAATGCTGAAGGGCCAGGGGGATGCCGCCGCTCAAGTGGTGCTGTTGACGCCCGAAGAGGGGCAGGGCGCGCAGCGCCTGCAGGCCTTCACCGAGCAGGTCTTGGCCCCCTTGAATGGATGCCTGCAGGCCCTGGCCTTACCGAGTGGCCGGCACAATGCCGCCCGCTGCGACTGA
- a CDS encoding FemAB family XrtA/PEP-CTERM system-associated protein — protein sequence MDVPIQVRPLALHEPAQCRVWDAYVRACPQASFFHLSGWARVVEQVWGHRCRLLGAWRDGHLVGVLPLAEIDSLLFGHSVCSMPFAVYGGVAADDEQAGQALDQAALAWTQDRGADSLELRQLQARHIDWPRQDLYVTFRKSLSVDDETNMLAIPRKQRAMVRKGLGNGLRAQRDDDAARFFALFSDNVHRHGTPAMPRRWFEALLKEFGPDAEVLTVEGPDGTPLSSVLSFYFRDEVLPYYAGDALAARELAANDFKYWALMQHAVRRGARLFDYGRSKQGTGPYSFKKNWGFEPQPLSYEFQLLRGQQDVPQQNPNNPKYQALIKTWRRLPRALVNRLGPPIVRNLG from the coding sequence ATGGACGTGCCGATTCAAGTGCGCCCGCTGGCGCTGCATGAGCCTGCCCAGTGCAGGGTCTGGGATGCCTATGTGCGGGCTTGTCCGCAGGCCAGCTTTTTCCATTTGAGCGGCTGGGCTCGGGTGGTTGAGCAGGTCTGGGGTCACCGCTGCCGACTGTTGGGGGCGTGGCGTGACGGGCATCTGGTGGGGGTGTTGCCGCTGGCCGAAATCGACAGCCTGCTGTTCGGTCACAGCGTCTGCTCCATGCCTTTCGCGGTCTATGGCGGGGTGGCCGCCGACGACGAGCAGGCCGGCCAGGCACTGGATCAAGCGGCATTGGCCTGGACCCAGGACCGTGGTGCCGACAGCCTTGAGTTGCGCCAGCTGCAGGCCCGGCACATTGACTGGCCGCGTCAGGATCTCTACGTCACGTTTCGCAAATCACTGTCCGTTGACGACGAGACCAATATGCTGGCCATTCCGCGCAAGCAGCGCGCCATGGTCCGTAAAGGGCTGGGCAATGGATTGCGGGCGCAGAGGGACGACGACGCGGCTCGCTTCTTTGCGCTTTTCTCGGACAACGTCCACCGCCACGGAACCCCTGCCATGCCGCGCCGCTGGTTTGAGGCGCTGCTCAAGGAGTTCGGCCCCGATGCGGAAGTGCTGACGGTGGAAGGCCCCGACGGCACGCCCCTGTCCTCGGTGCTGAGCTTCTATTTTCGCGATGAGGTGCTGCCCTACTACGCGGGTGACGCGCTGGCGGCGCGCGAGTTGGCAGCCAACGACTTCAAATATTGGGCGCTGATGCAGCACGCGGTGCGGCGTGGTGCCCGGTTGTTTGACTACGGACGCAGCAAGCAGGGCACTGGCCCCTACAGCTTCAAGAAGAACTGGGGCTTTGAGCCGCAGCCGCTGAGCTATGAGTTCCAGTTGCTGCGCGGGCAGCAGGACGTGCCCCAGCAAAACCCCAACAACCCCAAGTACCAGGCCTTGATCAAGACCTGGCGCCGCCTGCCGCGCGCTCTGGTGAATCGATTGGGGCCGCCCATCGTGCGCAATCTGGGATGA
- a CDS encoding XrtA system polysaccharide deacetylase, translating to MSTLRNAMTIDVEDYFQVSAMAPYIPRSDWARIRCRAEDNVMRILAMLDEQGVKATFFTLGWIAERHPGLVRAIVAGGHELASHGYGHERASDMSPTAFSDDVRRAKALLEDIGGVAVQGYRAPSFSIGTDNLWAFDVLLEAGYRYSSSVYPIAHDHYGMPDSPRFAYPVRPGLIEVPVTTNRFGQRNVPSSGGGYFRLLPYSLSRWLIQRVNQRDQQSAVFYFHPWEVDPEQPRVKGIDAKTRFRHYVNLGRTEGRIRRLLSDFSWGRMDQIFLPA from the coding sequence ATGAGCACCTTGCGCAATGCGATGACCATTGACGTCGAAGACTATTTCCAAGTCTCGGCGATGGCGCCTTACATCCCGCGATCCGATTGGGCGCGCATCCGCTGCAGGGCCGAGGACAACGTCATGCGCATCCTCGCCATGCTGGACGAGCAGGGCGTCAAGGCCACTTTTTTCACTTTGGGCTGGATCGCCGAGCGTCATCCGGGTCTGGTACGGGCCATCGTGGCCGGCGGGCATGAGCTGGCCAGCCATGGCTATGGCCACGAGCGCGCCAGCGACATGAGCCCGACAGCCTTTTCAGATGATGTGCGGCGCGCCAAGGCCTTGTTGGAAGACATTGGCGGCGTAGCGGTGCAGGGCTATCGGGCCCCCAGTTTCTCCATCGGCACCGATAACCTCTGGGCTTTTGATGTCCTTCTGGAGGCGGGCTATCGCTATTCCAGCAGCGTCTATCCGATCGCCCACGACCACTATGGCATGCCGGATTCGCCGCGCTTTGCCTACCCGGTGCGTCCGGGCTTGATCGAGGTACCGGTGACCACCAATCGCTTTGGCCAGCGCAATGTGCCGTCCAGTGGTGGTGGCTATTTCCGCCTGCTGCCCTACAGCCTGTCGCGGTGGCTGATTCAGCGCGTCAACCAACGCGATCAGCAGTCGGCGGTGTTCTATTTCCACCCCTGGGAAGTGGACCCCGAGCAACCACGCGTCAAGGGCATCGATGCCAAAACGCGCTTTCGGCACTACGTCAATTTGGGGCGGACCGAGGGCCGCATCCGGCGCCTGCTGAGTGATTTCAGCTGGGGCCGCATGGACCAGATTTTCTTGCCGGCCTGA